One genomic region from Nilaparvata lugens isolate BPH chromosome 3, ASM1435652v1, whole genome shotgun sequence encodes:
- the LOC111046545 gene encoding uncharacterized protein LOC111046545: MLDSAVFVGLGFFLLTSGLIASFILMVISRNKQLDGFMLLSGSDTLATVATGLLLLLTHFKIGENDDSSMECNNEHLAMHLSIFILPMITTLGSMPSWFLQMYYYSQKRCHDKGSNNYTNKKRALSVIALQWLMPLMMVLPIFKTEPVVMKMRLDNNTDWRENSIISINMGETYCWDQVDEIKVPRSVRIKQLGKFDNISDLTSYIVERVYKIVEQKSLDSNRTDYETNSSTNDMTVYIKSINNALKEGLNETDLSDKSNNILNKHNSTVYHASNIGNMLTKTLSRLPATRDENNLSTTNLDEIIVNFLAGMHKSQNENKKQSIELLQSKPNIIELMENVLQANKLSNLTINTTHCMNICYPSRTFLKKLFFGLLFLSLFIPVSASIILQAKTKSKIDESESKSDVPDNRTVLRLRRAFSLLVKTAVASGVMVSPSLIESSVRSLLSNEIPQCLSKLLFILAQVGMIIRNVAGLQMVKMTCDNKLGSRDDTKVHPETIDTESTHQIEQLPNTSSVTSKQKTKDLENIK, translated from the exons ATGTTAGACAGTGCTGTGTTTGTAGGACTTGGCTTTTTCCTACTAACCAGTGGGTTAATAGCTTCTTTTATACTAATGGTgatatcaagaaataaacaatTGGACGGTTTTATGCTTTTGTCTGGATCGGACACTCTAGCAACAGTGGCAACCGGCTTACTTCTTCTTTTAACTCATTTCAAGATAGGAGAGAATGATGACAGTTCAATGGAGTGCAACAATGAGCATCTAGCGATGCACCTCTCAATTTTCATCCTGCCTATGATAACAACTCTGGGATCAATGCCTTCCTGGTTTTTACAAATGTATTACTACTCACAAAAACGATGCCACGATAAAGGCAGTAACAATTACACAAATAAAAAGCGCGCGCTTTCTGTCATTGCATTACAATGGCTGATGCCATTAATGATggttttgccaattttcaaaacCGAGCCCGTAGTAATGAAAAtgagattagataataatacTGATTGGCGTgaaaattctataatttctattaATATGGGGGAGACCTATTGCTGGGACCAGGTCGACGAAATTAAAGTTCCTCGCTCAGTGAGGATTAAGCAGCTAGGAAAGTTTGACAACATATCGGACTTGACATCGTATATTGTGGAAAGAGTGTATAAAATCGTAGAGCAAAAATCACTTGACAGTAACAGAACAGATTATGAAACTAACAGTTCTACTAATGACATGACTGTATACATAAAATCCATTAACAATGCTTTAAAAGAAGGGTTAAATGAAACTGACTTGTCAGATAAATCgaacaatattttaaataaacatAATAGCACAGTTTATCATGCCAGTAATATAGGAAATATGTTAACAAAGACATTAAGTAGGCTTCCTGCTACAAGAGATGAAAATAACTTGAGTACAACTAATCTTGATGAAATTATAGTGAATTTTTTAGCTGGCATGCATAAAAGTCAAAACGAAAATAAAAAGCAATCTATAGAGTTACTACAGTCGAAACCAAACATTATAGAATTAATGGAAAATGTCTTACAAGCCAATAAACTAAGCAATCTCACAATCAATACAACACATTGTATGAACATTTGTTATCCTTCAAGAACATTCctgaagaaattattttttgggTTATTATTTCTGAGCTTATTCATACCTGTCAGTGCATCAATAATACTTCAAGCCAAGACGAAAAGCAAAATAGACGAATCGGAATCTAAAAGTGATGTGCCTGATAACAGAACTGTGCTACGTTTGCGGAGAGCATTCAGTCTACTGGTGAAGACAGCTGTTGCGAGTGGAGTGATGGTTTCCCCCAGTCTCATCGAGTCCAGTGTGCGTTCACTACTATCAAATGAAATTCCGCAGTGCTTATCAAAGCTATTATTCATACTCGCCCAG gtTGGAATGATAATCAGAAATGTTGCCGGACTACAAATGGTTAAAATGACCTGCGATAATAAATTGGGAAGCAGAGACGATACAAAAGTTCATCCAGAAACTATCGACACTGAATCTACGCATCAAATAGAACAGCTGCCGAATACGTCTTCAGTCACTTCAAAACAGAAAACTAAGGATctggaaaatattaaataa